The proteins below come from a single Streptomyces sp. SCSIO 75703 genomic window:
- the groES gene encoding co-chaperone GroES, producing the protein MTTASSKVAIKPLEDRIVVQPLDAEQTTASGLVIPDTAKEKPQEGVVLAVGPGRFEDGNRLPLDVSVGDVVLYSKYGGTEVKYNGEEYLVLSARDVLAIVEK; encoded by the coding sequence GTGACGACCGCCAGCTCCAAGGTTGCCATCAAGCCGCTCGAGGACCGCATCGTGGTCCAGCCGCTCGACGCCGAGCAGACCACGGCTTCGGGCCTGGTCATTCCGGACACCGCCAAGGAGAAGCCCCAGGAGGGCGTCGTCCTGGCCGTGGGCCCGGGCCGCTTCGAGGACGGTAACCGTCTTCCGCTCGACGTCTCCGTCGGCGACGTCGTGCTCTACAGCAAGTACGGCGGCACCGAGGTGAAGTACAACGGCGAGGAGTACCTCGTCCTCTCGGCCCGCGACGTGCTCGCGATCGTCGAGAAGTAA
- a CDS encoding polysaccharide deacetylase family protein: MRRGRFRTAGAAPTAALVALLLAGCAPSPGPAPDAAAGKPAARAEVPDAALPPVVDRVPTTDRVVFLTYDDGAERDPGFADVIRAHRLPVTLFLTENVAGPAYGRFARLRSVGASLQNHTLEHRSLRGLPYAGQRAEICGQRRKLDSRFGIRPHLLRPPHGTYDTTTLRAAADCGVTALVLWRATAGAGGDLVFTGGEQRLRPGDIIAVDPDEPAGPPPGETTLRLLRTIGEQGLAVGRLEDYL, from the coding sequence GTGAGGCGGGGGCGGTTCCGGACCGCCGGCGCCGCCCCGACGGCCGCCCTCGTGGCCCTGCTCCTCGCCGGCTGCGCCCCCTCCCCGGGCCCCGCCCCCGACGCCGCCGCCGGCAAGCCCGCCGCGCGCGCCGAGGTGCCGGACGCGGCGCTGCCGCCGGTCGTGGACCGCGTCCCCACCACCGACCGGGTGGTCTTTCTCACCTACGACGACGGGGCCGAGCGCGACCCCGGCTTCGCCGACGTGATCCGCGCACACCGGCTGCCCGTCACCCTGTTCCTCACCGAGAACGTCGCCGGCCCGGCCTACGGCCGGTTCGCCCGGCTGCGCTCGGTCGGCGCGAGCCTGCAGAACCACACCCTGGAACACCGCTCCCTGCGCGGACTGCCCTACGCCGGGCAGCGCGCCGAGATCTGCGGCCAGCGGCGCAAGCTCGACTCCCGCTTCGGCATCCGCCCCCACCTGCTCCGCCCGCCCCACGGCACGTACGACACCACGACCCTGCGGGCCGCCGCCGACTGCGGCGTCACCGCGCTCGTCCTGTGGCGCGCGACCGCCGGCGCGGGCGGCGACCTCGTCTTCACCGGCGGCGAGCAGCGGCTGCGGCCCGGCGACATCATCGCCGTCGACCCGGACGAGCCGGCCGGTCCACCGCCCGGCGAGACCACGCTGCGGCTGCTGCGGACCATCGGGGAACAGGGGCTGGCGGTGGGGCGGCTGGAGGACTACCTCTGA
- a CDS encoding polysaccharide deacetylase family protein: protein MCGGLAALLVAALASGCAQDASPERDTPARQPLQAPPAGAQEGPEAKARAERAAVVAAAKRWNLGRAPLVAPPPPAEKPVITARAGFEVDGQEDLPPVFTTIPTEDKVVFLTIDDGAEKDPEFLRMMHELKVPYTVFLTDEEIKDDYGYFRKMRDLGVTLNNHTLTHPYLPALSYEQQRREICGMQDVMEKQYGTRPVLFRPPYGNYNRDTLAAAKSCGIRYAPIWDEEVYVDHWEYREWDRSLHPGDIVLSHFRGHADWDGSMTDLARRFLDKVTAEGYAVARLEDYL from the coding sequence ATGTGCGGCGGTCTCGCCGCGCTCCTCGTCGCGGCCCTCGCCTCCGGCTGTGCGCAGGACGCGTCCCCCGAGCGGGACACCCCGGCCCGGCAGCCCCTCCAGGCGCCCCCCGCGGGCGCCCAGGAGGGCCCCGAGGCCAAGGCGCGGGCCGAACGCGCGGCCGTCGTCGCCGCGGCCAAGCGCTGGAACCTCGGCCGGGCCCCCCTCGTGGCACCCCCGCCCCCCGCCGAGAAGCCGGTGATCACCGCGCGCGCGGGCTTCGAGGTGGACGGACAGGAGGACCTGCCGCCGGTCTTCACCACCATCCCCACCGAGGACAAGGTCGTCTTCCTCACCATCGACGACGGCGCCGAGAAGGACCCGGAGTTCCTGCGCATGATGCACGAGCTGAAGGTCCCGTACACCGTCTTCCTCACCGACGAGGAGATCAAGGACGACTACGGCTACTTCCGGAAGATGCGCGACCTCGGCGTCACCCTCAACAACCACACCCTGACCCACCCGTACCTCCCCGCGCTCTCCTACGAGCAGCAGCGGCGGGAGATCTGCGGGATGCAGGACGTGATGGAGAAGCAGTACGGCACGCGCCCGGTCCTCTTCCGCCCGCCGTACGGCAACTACAACCGCGACACGCTCGCCGCCGCCAAGTCCTGCGGCATCCGCTACGCGCCCATCTGGGACGAGGAGGTCTACGTCGACCACTGGGAGTACCGCGAGTGGGACCGGAGCCTGCACCCCGGCGACATCGTCCTGAGCCACTTCCGCGGCCACGCCGACTGGGACGGCTCGATGACCGACCTCGCCCGGCGCTTCCTCGACAAGGTCACCGCCGAGGGCTACGCCGTCGCCCGGCTGGAGGACTACCTGTGA
- a CDS encoding methyltransferase domain-containing protein has protein sequence MKDPEALHALLTPEGRALLDEVRGTDPARELAVATRLRRTHPPDLVSAALGQARLRQRAVAKFGTEDAGRMFFTPHGVEQSTRASVAAHRAGRLAALGVRSVADLCCGIGGDAIALARAGIRVLAVDRDPVTVAAARANARELGLDALIEVREADVTDVGTGGCDAVFVDPARRGTRPGGGRIFDPEAYSPPLSWAVGAARTAPRAAALKLAPGIPHEVVPEGAEAEWISDGGEVKEAVLWFGTEPGTVRATLLPGPRTLLSRRLPDPPVRPPGRYLYEPDGAVVRAHLVAEAAEQVGGGLLDPTIAYVTSDTLVATPYATAYEITDRMPFNVKKLKALLRERGIGTLTVKKRGSAVEPEELRRKVRPQGPHAATVFLTRVAGAPTVLLGHPAGA, from the coding sequence GTGAAAGACCCAGAAGCCCTCCACGCGCTCCTCACGCCCGAAGGCCGTGCGCTCCTCGACGAGGTCCGCGGCACCGATCCCGCCCGAGAACTCGCGGTCGCCACCCGCCTGCGCCGCACCCACCCGCCGGACCTGGTCTCGGCCGCGCTCGGCCAGGCCCGCCTGCGGCAGCGGGCGGTGGCCAAGTTCGGGACGGAGGACGCCGGGAGGATGTTCTTCACCCCCCACGGCGTCGAGCAGTCGACCCGCGCGAGCGTCGCCGCCCACCGCGCCGGACGGCTGGCCGCCCTCGGGGTGCGGTCGGTGGCCGACCTGTGCTGCGGGATCGGCGGCGACGCCATCGCGCTGGCCCGCGCGGGCATCCGGGTGCTGGCCGTGGACCGCGATCCGGTGACGGTGGCGGCGGCCCGCGCCAACGCCCGGGAACTGGGCCTCGACGCGCTGATCGAGGTGCGCGAGGCGGACGTCACCGACGTCGGCACGGGCGGCTGCGACGCGGTCTTCGTCGACCCGGCCCGGCGCGGCACACGGCCCGGCGGCGGCCGGATCTTCGACCCCGAGGCGTACTCGCCGCCGCTCTCCTGGGCCGTCGGCGCGGCCCGCACCGCACCGCGCGCCGCGGCGCTGAAGCTCGCCCCCGGCATCCCGCACGAGGTGGTGCCCGAGGGCGCCGAGGCCGAGTGGATCTCCGACGGCGGCGAGGTCAAGGAAGCCGTGCTGTGGTTCGGCACCGAGCCCGGCACCGTACGGGCCACGCTGCTGCCGGGGCCGCGCACGCTGCTCTCCCGGCGCCTGCCGGACCCGCCGGTGCGCCCGCCCGGCCGCTACCTCTACGAGCCGGACGGCGCCGTCGTCCGCGCCCACCTCGTCGCCGAGGCCGCCGAACAGGTCGGCGGCGGGCTGCTCGACCCGACCATCGCCTACGTGACCTCCGACACCCTGGTGGCGACGCCGTACGCGACGGCGTACGAGATCACCGACCGGATGCCGTTCAACGTCAAGAAGCTCAAGGCGCTGCTGCGGGAGCGCGGCATCGGCACGCTGACCGTGAAGAAGCGCGGCTCGGCGGTCGAACCGGAGGAACTGCGCCGCAAGGTCCGCCCCCAGGGCCCGCACGCGGCCACGGTCTTCCTGACCCGGGTCGCGGGCGCCCCCACGGTCCTCCTGGGCCACCCGGCGGGCGCCTGA
- a CDS encoding LacI family DNA-binding transcriptional regulator encodes MTSPQPAETRTQRRSAQTATLAEIAREAGVSAPTVSKVLNGRADVAPSTRARVEGLLRAHGYRRRRAEATRSPLIDLVFHELESAWAMEVIRGVENAARDAGLSVVLSESAGRLTPGRTWADQVAARRPHGVILVLSGLDESQRALLTSRSIPFVVMDPAGDPGADVPSIGATNWQGGLAATRHLIDLGHTRIGAISGPTRMMCSRARVDGYRAALETAGLPVDPALIATGDFHHEAGYRQGLELLRRPDRPTAVFAGNDLQALGLYEAARELGLRIPRDLSVVGFDDLPVARWVGPPLTTVRQPLTEMAEAAARLVLDLGRDDGPPAATRVELATSLEVRSSTAPPPAD; translated from the coding sequence ATGACATCCCCGCAGCCCGCTGAAACCCGGACGCAAAGGCGGTCCGCCCAGACCGCGACGCTCGCCGAGATCGCCCGCGAGGCCGGCGTGTCGGCACCGACTGTTTCGAAGGTCCTCAACGGCCGTGCGGACGTGGCCCCCAGCACCCGCGCCCGCGTGGAGGGCCTGCTGCGCGCGCACGGCTACCGGCGCCGGCGGGCCGAGGCGACCCGCTCCCCGCTCATCGACCTGGTCTTCCACGAGCTGGAGAGCGCCTGGGCGATGGAGGTGATCCGGGGTGTGGAGAACGCGGCGCGGGACGCGGGGCTCAGCGTCGTCCTCTCCGAGAGCGCGGGGCGCCTGACCCCCGGGCGCACCTGGGCCGACCAGGTCGCCGCCCGCCGCCCGCACGGGGTGATCCTCGTCCTGTCCGGGCTGGACGAGTCGCAGCGGGCGCTGCTGACCAGCCGCTCCATCCCGTTCGTGGTGATGGACCCGGCCGGCGACCCGGGCGCCGACGTGCCGTCCATCGGCGCCACCAACTGGCAGGGCGGCCTCGCCGCCACCCGGCACCTGATCGACCTGGGGCACACCCGGATCGGCGCGATCAGCGGGCCGACCCGCATGATGTGCAGCCGCGCCCGCGTGGACGGCTACCGGGCGGCGCTGGAGACGGCCGGGCTGCCGGTGGACCCCGCGCTGATCGCCACCGGCGACTTCCACCACGAGGCCGGCTACCGGCAGGGCCTGGAACTGCTGCGCCGCCCCGACCGGCCGACCGCGGTCTTCGCCGGCAACGACCTCCAGGCGCTCGGGCTCTACGAGGCCGCGCGCGAACTGGGGCTGCGCATCCCGCGGGACCTGAGCGTGGTCGGCTTCGACGACCTGCCGGTGGCCCGCTGGGTGGGGCCGCCGCTGACGACCGTGCGGCAGCCGCTCACGGAGATGGCGGAGGCCGCCGCCCGGCTCGTCCTCGACCTGGGCCGCGACGACGGCCCGCCGGCGGCCACCCGGGTGGAACTGGCCACCAGCCTGGAGGTCCGCAGCAGTACGGCTCCGCCTCCGGCGGACTGA
- a CDS encoding glycoside hydrolase family 3 N-terminal domain-containing protein, whose product MTTAPWRDPALTAAARVDDLLSRMTLEEKTAQLYGVWVGAATDGDGVAPLQNQMSADHDWDELITHGLGQLTRPFGTAPVEPALGARALARAQRRITEAGRFGIPALAHEECLAGFTAWRATAYPVPLAWGAAFDPELVEEMARRIGHDLRAVGVHQGLAPVLDVVRDARWGRVEETIGEDPYLVGTIGSAYVRGLESAGVVATLKHFAGYASSAGARNLAPVRAGAREFADVTLMPFEMALREGGARSVMAAYTETDGVPASADPELLTGLLREEWGFTGTVVADYFGVGFLESLHRVAGTPAEAAHLALDAGVDVELPTLKCYGTPLLEAVRAGTVPAELVERAARRVLLQKCALGLLDPDWAPEAPPAEGPDGPRETAVDLDSPANRALARRLAEESVVLLDNPDGVLPLAPGARVAVVGPRAADALAMLGCYSFPSHVLPHHPGVPTGIDIPTALDALRAELPDAKVTFAQGCDTSGPDVSGFEEAVARATEADVCVAVLGDRAGLFGRGTSGEGCDASDLRLPGVQGALLDALVATGVPVVLVLLTGRPYALGRWAGRLGAVVQAFFPGEEGGPALAGVLSGRVTPSGRLPVSVPRLPGGQPWTYLQPPLGLAGEVSNLDPTPLYPFGHGRSYTTFAWEDFTGGAEAAALGTDEAYDLALTVRNTGERPGAEVVQLYLHDPVASVTRPDVRLIGYRRVELAPGEARRVTFRFHPDLAAFTGRAGRRVVEPGALELRLAASSAEVRHTARLTLTGPARDPGPGRRLRCPVRVAPVP is encoded by the coding sequence ATGACCACCGCGCCCTGGCGTGACCCCGCCCTGACCGCCGCCGCCCGCGTCGACGACCTCCTGTCCCGGATGACCCTGGAGGAGAAGACCGCCCAGTTGTACGGCGTGTGGGTGGGCGCCGCCACGGACGGCGACGGCGTCGCCCCGCTCCAGAACCAGATGTCCGCCGACCACGACTGGGACGAGCTGATCACCCACGGCCTCGGCCAGCTCACCCGCCCCTTCGGCACCGCCCCCGTCGAACCGGCCCTCGGCGCCCGCGCCCTCGCCCGCGCCCAGCGGCGCATCACCGAGGCCGGCCGCTTCGGCATCCCCGCCCTCGCCCACGAGGAGTGCCTGGCCGGCTTCACCGCCTGGCGGGCCACCGCGTACCCGGTGCCGCTTGCCTGGGGCGCCGCCTTCGACCCCGAGCTGGTCGAGGAGATGGCCCGGCGGATCGGCCACGACCTGCGCGCGGTCGGCGTCCACCAGGGCCTCGCCCCCGTCCTGGACGTCGTCCGCGACGCCCGCTGGGGCCGGGTGGAGGAGACGATCGGCGAGGACCCGTACCTGGTCGGCACCATCGGCAGCGCCTACGTGCGCGGGCTGGAGTCGGCCGGGGTCGTCGCCACCCTCAAGCACTTCGCCGGGTACGCCTCCTCGGCCGGCGCCCGGAACCTGGCCCCGGTGCGGGCGGGCGCGCGGGAGTTCGCGGACGTCACGCTGATGCCGTTCGAGATGGCGCTGCGCGAGGGCGGCGCCCGGTCGGTGATGGCCGCGTACACGGAGACGGACGGCGTCCCCGCCTCCGCCGACCCGGAGCTGCTGACCGGCCTGCTCCGCGAGGAGTGGGGCTTCACCGGCACGGTGGTCGCCGACTACTTCGGCGTCGGCTTCCTGGAGTCCCTGCACCGCGTCGCCGGCACCCCCGCCGAGGCCGCGCACCTGGCCCTCGACGCCGGCGTCGACGTCGAACTGCCGACCCTGAAGTGCTACGGCACCCCGCTGCTGGAGGCGGTCCGGGCGGGCACGGTCCCCGCGGAACTGGTCGAACGGGCGGCCCGCCGGGTGCTGCTCCAGAAGTGCGCCCTGGGCCTGCTGGACCCGGACTGGGCGCCGGAGGCACCGCCGGCGGAGGGGCCCGACGGGCCGCGGGAGACCGCCGTCGACCTCGACTCCCCCGCCAACCGCGCGCTCGCCCGCCGCCTGGCCGAGGAGTCCGTGGTGCTACTGGACAACCCGGACGGCGTGCTGCCGCTCGCCCCCGGCGCCCGCGTCGCGGTGGTCGGCCCCCGGGCCGCCGACGCCCTGGCCATGCTGGGCTGCTACTCCTTCCCCTCCCATGTGCTGCCCCACCACCCCGGGGTGCCCACGGGCATCGACATCCCGACCGCGCTGGACGCCCTGCGCGCCGAACTGCCCGACGCCAAGGTGACGTTCGCGCAAGGCTGCGACACCTCCGGACCGGATGTCTCCGGTTTCGAGGAGGCGGTCGCGCGGGCCACCGAGGCCGATGTGTGCGTCGCGGTGCTGGGCGACCGGGCGGGCCTCTTCGGCCGGGGCACCTCGGGCGAGGGGTGCGACGCGAGCGACCTGCGGCTGCCCGGCGTGCAGGGCGCGCTGCTGGACGCGCTGGTGGCGACCGGCGTGCCGGTGGTGCTGGTGCTGCTCACCGGCCGCCCGTACGCGCTGGGCCGCTGGGCGGGCCGGCTCGGCGCCGTCGTCCAGGCGTTCTTCCCGGGCGAGGAGGGCGGACCGGCCCTCGCGGGCGTGCTGTCGGGCCGCGTCACCCCCTCGGGCCGGCTCCCGGTGAGCGTGCCGCGGCTGCCCGGCGGACAGCCGTGGACCTACCTCCAGCCCCCGCTGGGCCTGGCCGGCGAGGTCAGCAACCTCGACCCGACCCCGCTCTACCCCTTCGGGCACGGCCGCTCGTACACGACGTTCGCCTGGGAGGACTTCACCGGCGGCGCCGAGGCGGCCGCGCTCGGCACGGACGAGGCGTACGACCTCGCGCTGACCGTCCGCAACACCGGCGAGCGGCCCGGCGCCGAGGTGGTCCAGCTCTACCTGCACGATCCGGTGGCCTCGGTGACCCGGCCGGACGTCCGGCTGATCGGCTACCGGCGGGTGGAACTGGCGCCCGGCGAGGCCCGCCGGGTGACGTTCCGCTTCCATCCGGACCTCGCGGCGTTCACCGGCCGCGCGGGCCGCCGCGTGGTGGAGCCGGGCGCCCTGGAGCTACGGCTCGCCGCCTCCAGCGCCGAGGTGCGGCACACGGCCCGGCTGACGCTGACCGGACCGGCCCGCGACCCGGGTCCCGGCCGGCGGCTGCGCTGCCCGGTGCGGGTGGCCCCGGTGCCGTAG
- the tsaD gene encoding tRNA (adenosine(37)-N6)-threonylcarbamoyltransferase complex transferase subunit TsaD, giving the protein MADSRDEPLVLGIETSCDETGVGVVRGTTLLADAVASSVDEHARFGGVVPEVASRAHLEAMVPTIDRALKEAGVSARDLDGIAVTAGPGLAGALLVGVSAAKAYAYALGKPLYGVNHLASHICVDQLEHGPLPEPTMALLVSGGHSSLLLSADITSDVRPLGATIDDAAGEAFDKIARVLNLGFPGGPVIDRYAREGDPTAIAFPRGLTGPRDPAYDFSFSGLKTAVARWIEAKRAAGEEVPVRDVAASFQEAVVDVLTRKAVRACKDEGVDHLMIGGGVAANSRLRALARDRCEAAGIRLRVPRPKLCTDNGAMVAALGAEMVARNRAASDWDLAADSSLPVTEPHVPGEAHDHAHHTGEGNLYP; this is encoded by the coding sequence ATGGCTGACTCCCGCGACGAGCCTCTCGTACTGGGGATCGAGACCTCCTGCGACGAGACCGGTGTCGGCGTCGTCCGCGGCACCACCCTGCTGGCCGACGCCGTCGCCTCCAGCGTCGACGAGCACGCCCGTTTCGGCGGGGTCGTGCCGGAGGTGGCGAGCCGCGCCCACTTGGAGGCGATGGTCCCCACCATCGACCGGGCGCTGAAGGAGGCCGGGGTGAGCGCGCGCGACCTCGACGGCATCGCCGTCACCGCCGGCCCCGGACTCGCCGGCGCGCTGCTGGTCGGCGTCTCCGCGGCGAAGGCGTACGCGTACGCGCTCGGCAAGCCGCTGTACGGCGTCAACCACCTCGCCTCGCACATCTGCGTGGACCAGTTGGAGCACGGGCCGCTGCCGGAGCCGACGATGGCGCTGCTGGTCTCCGGCGGGCACTCCTCGCTGCTGCTGTCGGCCGACATCACCTCCGACGTCCGCCCGCTGGGCGCGACCATCGACGACGCGGCCGGCGAGGCGTTCGACAAGATCGCCCGCGTGCTGAACCTGGGCTTCCCCGGCGGCCCGGTCATCGACCGGTACGCACGCGAGGGCGACCCCACCGCCATCGCGTTCCCGCGCGGGCTGACCGGCCCGCGCGATCCCGCCTACGACTTCTCCTTCTCCGGCCTCAAGACCGCCGTGGCCCGCTGGATCGAGGCGAAGCGGGCGGCGGGGGAGGAGGTGCCGGTGCGCGACGTGGCGGCCTCCTTCCAGGAGGCGGTCGTCGACGTGCTCACCCGCAAGGCCGTCCGGGCCTGCAAGGACGAGGGCGTCGACCACCTGATGATCGGCGGCGGGGTGGCCGCCAACTCGCGGCTGCGGGCGCTGGCCCGGGACCGCTGCGAGGCGGCCGGCATCCGGCTGCGCGTGCCCCGGCCCAAGCTGTGCACGGACAACGGCGCCATGGTGGCCGCGCTCGGCGCCGAGATGGTCGCCCGGAACCGGGCCGCCTCCGACTGGGACCTGGCGGCCGACTCCTCGCTGCCGGTCACCGAACCGCACGTCCCGGGCGAGGCGCACGACCACGCCCACCACACCGGCGAGGGGAACCTGTACCCGTGA
- the rimI gene encoding ribosomal protein S18-alanine N-acetyltransferase produces the protein MRWWDIDPVLRLERELFPEDAWSRGMFWSELAHARGPGATRRYVVAVAPAAEGEGEAIVGYAGLTASGDQADVQTIAVARAHWGTGLGARLLTELLRAATAFDCAEVLLECRVDNTRARKLYERFGFEAIGVRRGYYQPGNVDALVMRLTTAPGGGPAAGADPVQGTDNHG, from the coding sequence ATGCGCTGGTGGGACATCGACCCCGTGCTCCGGCTGGAGCGCGAGCTGTTCCCGGAGGACGCCTGGTCGCGGGGGATGTTCTGGTCCGAGCTGGCCCACGCCCGCGGCCCCGGGGCGACCCGGCGGTACGTGGTCGCCGTGGCGCCCGCCGCCGAGGGCGAGGGCGAGGCGATCGTCGGCTACGCGGGGCTCACCGCCTCCGGCGATCAGGCCGACGTGCAGACCATCGCCGTCGCCCGCGCGCACTGGGGCACCGGTCTCGGCGCCCGGCTGCTGACCGAGCTGCTGCGGGCGGCGACCGCCTTCGACTGCGCCGAGGTGCTGCTGGAGTGCCGGGTGGACAACACCCGCGCCCGGAAGCTGTACGAGCGCTTCGGCTTCGAGGCCATCGGCGTCCGGCGCGGCTACTACCAGCCGGGCAACGTGGACGCCCTGGTGATGCGACTGACCACCGCGCCCGGCGGCGGCCCCGCCGCGGGCGCCGACCCCGTACAAGGAACCGACAACCATGGCTGA
- the tsaB gene encoding tRNA (adenosine(37)-N6)-threonylcarbamoyltransferase complex dimerization subunit type 1 TsaB codes for MLLLALDTATPAVTVALHDGTDVIASSSQVDARRHGELLLPAVDRVLSEAGPRLADVTAIAVGIGPGPYTGLRVGLMTADTFGLALGVPVHGVCTLDALAYAADLEEPFVVATDARRKEVYWARYADSRTRLTDPAVDRPAALADEVAGLPSVGAGALLYPDVFPRAHEPEHVSAAALARLAVRRLAAGEELPAPRPLYLRRPDAQVPRNYKVVTPR; via the coding sequence GTGCTCTTGCTCGCTCTGGATACCGCCACACCCGCCGTCACCGTCGCGCTGCACGACGGGACGGACGTCATCGCCTCGTCGAGCCAGGTGGACGCGCGCCGGCACGGGGAACTGCTGCTGCCCGCCGTCGACCGGGTGCTCTCCGAGGCCGGGCCGCGCCTCGCCGACGTCACCGCCATCGCCGTCGGGATCGGCCCCGGCCCGTACACGGGCCTGCGCGTCGGCCTGATGACCGCGGACACCTTCGGACTCGCGCTCGGCGTCCCGGTGCACGGCGTGTGCACGCTGGACGCGCTGGCGTACGCCGCGGACCTGGAGGAGCCCTTCGTGGTGGCGACCGACGCGCGCCGCAAGGAGGTCTACTGGGCGCGGTACGCCGACTCCCGCACCCGGCTGACCGACCCGGCCGTCGACCGCCCCGCCGCCCTCGCCGACGAGGTCGCGGGCCTGCCGTCCGTCGGCGCGGGCGCGCTGCTCTACCCGGACGTCTTCCCCCGCGCGCACGAGCCGGAGCACGTGTCGGCCGCCGCGCTGGCCCGGCTCGCCGTCCGGAGACTCGCGGCCGGCGAGGAACTGCCCGCGCCCCGGCCGCTGTACCTGCGCCGGCCGGACGCGCAGGTGCCCAGGAACTACAAGGTGGTCACCCCGAGGTGA
- the tsaE gene encoding tRNA (adenosine(37)-N6)-threonylcarbamoyltransferase complex ATPase subunit type 1 TsaE, whose protein sequence is MDAAPQDPAPQDPAPQDPAEGAPTVALTVTSAEGMRDLGRRLAKMLRAGDLVMLSGELGAGKTTLTRGLGEGLGVRGAVTSPTFVIARVHPSLGDGPPLVHVDAYRLGGGLDEMEDLDLDVSLPASVIVVEWGEGKVEELTEDRLHLRIERTTGATGSGGNGGGASTGDTGDTGDDVRRVTLTGLGARWSTADLNALAA, encoded by the coding sequence ATGGACGCAGCACCGCAGGACCCGGCACCGCAGGACCCGGCACCGCAGGACCCCGCTGAGGGCGCGCCCACCGTCGCGCTCACCGTCACCTCCGCCGAGGGGATGCGGGACCTGGGCCGCCGGCTGGCCAAGATGCTGCGCGCCGGTGACCTCGTGATGCTGAGCGGGGAGCTGGGCGCGGGCAAGACGACGCTGACCCGCGGGCTCGGCGAGGGGCTGGGCGTGCGGGGCGCCGTCACCTCGCCCACCTTCGTGATCGCCCGCGTGCACCCCTCCCTCGGCGACGGTCCGCCGCTGGTCCACGTCGACGCCTACCGGCTCGGCGGCGGACTGGACGAGATGGAGGACCTCGACCTGGACGTCTCCCTGCCCGCATCGGTGATCGTGGTGGAGTGGGGCGAGGGCAAGGTGGAGGAGCTGACCGAGGACCGGCTGCACCTGCGGATCGAGCGGACCACCGGCGCAACCGGCAGCGGCGGGAACGGCGGCGGCGCAAGCACCGGCGACACCGGCGACACCGGCGACGACGTGCGCCGGGTGACCCTGACCGGCCTCGGCGCCCGCTGGAGCACGGCCGACCTGAACGCCCTCGCCGCCTGA